One Brachyspira suanatina DNA segment encodes these proteins:
- a CDS encoding glycosyltransferase family 2 protein — protein MISIIIPVYNVSKYLRACLDSVINQTYKDLEIICINDGSTDDSLEILKEYANKDNRIIIIDKKNAGVSAARNDGIDKAKGEYLFCMDSDDYIDNNFIEVFYNNAKNNNSDLVVLSTFWNLDKRINKDYHSALPTCSMFIKKSILDNYKYLRYPLNVQPGEDGIFSHELLMYTKNVSFEYTVNYYYVKRAGQDSQRAVKEPKILLEAIPKWFELLEDFYTKYNFWESKSLSFAKYIEGEAFLAFRTKNFTPDDERKIFDIIKNTLNKAVKNINKEDYNKYFSKEFIIFIESDTIKEYYSKIKYKYNYIRFKLFGKDVSIRYRENRYKYYKNDKENN, from the coding sequence ATGATTAGTATAATAATACCTGTTTATAATGTGTCAAAATATTTAAGAGCTTGTTTAGATAGTGTAATTAATCAGACATATAAAGATTTGGAAATAATATGTATTAATGACGGATCTACTGATGATTCTCTTGAGATATTAAAAGAATACGCTAATAAAGATAATAGAATAATTATAATAGATAAAAAAAATGCAGGAGTATCCGCTGCAAGAAATGATGGAATAGATAAAGCTAAAGGTGAATATTTATTTTGTATGGATAGTGATGATTATATAGATAATAATTTTATTGAAGTTTTTTATAATAATGCTAAAAACAATAATAGTGATTTAGTTGTATTAAGTACTTTCTGGAATTTAGATAAAAGGATTAATAAAGATTATCATTCTGCACTTCCAACTTGTTCAATGTTTATCAAAAAGTCTATATTAGATAATTATAAATATTTGAGATATCCATTGAATGTTCAGCCTGGAGAAGATGGTATATTTTCACATGAACTCTTAATGTATACTAAGAATGTTAGTTTTGAATACACTGTAAATTATTATTATGTGAAAAGGGCTGGACAGGATTCACAAAGAGCTGTTAAAGAACCTAAGATATTATTGGAAGCTATACCTAAATGGTTTGAGTTATTAGAGGATTTTTATACTAAATATAATTTTTGGGAGAGTAAGTCTTTATCATTCGCTAAATATATTGAAGGTGAGGCTTTTCTTGCATTTAGAACAAAAAATTTTACTCCTGATGATGAGAGAAAAATTTTTGATATTATAAAAAATACTTTGAATAAAGCTGTAAAAAATATTAATAAAGAAGATTACAATAAATATTTTTCTAAAGAGTTTATTATTTTCATAGAGTCTGATACAATAAAAGAGTATTATAGTAAAATAAAATACAAATATAATTATATAAGATTTAAATTATTCGGAAAAGATGTATCTATACGATACCGAGAAAACAGATACAAATATTATAAGAATGATAAAGAAAATAATTAA
- a CDS encoding thioredoxin fold domain-containing protein, with translation MNKNILMILFIMFTSIISCNKASAEIKWEKDLATAMKKAKEKNLPIMIDVYTDWCTWCKELDKNTYSHKDVIDVAKKMVSVKLNPETSEEGAEIAQRYGVNGFPTILFISADGFILENVGGYVEGEKFVPYMKNAIDKLDKVNSVLANKEPTLEKLDLYMESGNEVESQKIYDALIQKKAISKEKMPKYLLGFGLIKAQKKDYDNANKYFDDIIKNYPNSEELYIAHYYKAVMMALAGEKDEPKKYLEKLINDPKVPENMKLQYENLLSYINETN, from the coding sequence ATGAATAAAAATATATTAATGATACTTTTTATAATGTTTACATCAATTATTTCATGCAATAAAGCAAGTGCCGAAATAAAATGGGAAAAAGATTTGGCTACAGCTATGAAGAAGGCTAAAGAAAAGAATTTGCCAATAATGATAGATGTTTATACTGATTGGTGTACTTGGTGTAAAGAATTAGATAAAAATACTTATTCACATAAAGATGTTATAGATGTTGCTAAGAAGATGGTTTCTGTTAAATTAAATCCTGAGACTTCAGAAGAAGGTGCAGAAATAGCTCAAAGATATGGAGTAAACGGATTTCCTACAATACTTTTTATAAGTGCTGACGGTTTTATATTAGAAAATGTAGGAGGATATGTTGAGGGTGAAAAATTTGTACCTTATATGAAAAATGCTATAGATAAATTAGATAAAGTAAATTCAGTATTAGCAAATAAAGAACCTACTTTGGAAAAGTTAGATTTATATATGGAATCAGGTAATGAAGTAGAATCTCAAAAAATATATGATGCTTTAATTCAGAAAAAAGCTATATCTAAAGAAAAAATGCCTAAATATTTACTTGGTTTTGGTTTGATAAAGGCGCAAAAAAAAGATTATGATAATGCTAATAAATATTTTGATGATATAATAAAAAATTATCCTAATTCTGAAGAGCTTTATATAGCACATTATTACAAAGCTGTTATGATGGCTTTAGCAGGTGAAAAAGATGAGCCTAAAAAATATTTAGAAAAACTTATTAATGATCCTAAAGTTCCTGAAAACATGAAACTTCAATATGAAAATTTATTATCATATATAAATGAAACTAATTAA
- the mnmA gene encoding tRNA 2-thiouridine(34) synthase MnmA: protein MQKIAVGMSAGVDSTTTAKLLKEQGNDVFGVTMLLWNGDERAPLSGSCYSPYQKNIVEECEKYAMAIGIDYYAFDVSEMFQKKVIDYVTESYKKGFTPNPCIMCNSQIKFMALFEAIEKQGLEFDKFATGHYAGVKYDEKTKRYLLLRGKNLIKDQSYFLYRLTQDQLSKIMFPMHENTKEDTRNIAREYNLDVAEKSESQDFFAGEYHRLFDEDKEGNIINIDTNEILGHHKGIWHYTVGQRKGLGIAYKEPLFIVALDSKTNTVYVGNKNHTFVNEVKIYDVNWIAEPKQKEFEALVKTRSAHKGTMATVIPIDENTINVKFYEPTGIIAKGQSCVCYDNDVTLCGGIVY, encoded by the coding sequence ATGCAAAAAATAGCAGTTGGAATGAGTGCAGGAGTTGATTCTACTACTACAGCAAAACTTTTAAAAGAGCAGGGTAATGATGTATTCGGCGTTACTATGCTTTTATGGAATGGAGATGAAAGAGCACCTTTAAGCGGTTCTTGTTATAGTCCTTATCAGAAAAATATTGTAGAGGAATGCGAAAAATATGCAATGGCAATAGGTATAGATTATTATGCATTCGATGTAAGCGAGATGTTTCAGAAAAAAGTTATAGATTATGTTACTGAATCTTATAAAAAAGGATTCACTCCAAACCCTTGTATAATGTGTAATAGTCAGATTAAATTTATGGCTTTATTTGAGGCTATAGAAAAACAAGGTTTAGAATTTGATAAATTTGCTACAGGACATTATGCTGGTGTAAAATACGATGAAAAAACTAAAAGATATCTTCTTTTAAGAGGAAAAAATTTAATAAAAGATCAGTCATATTTTTTGTACAGACTTACTCAAGATCAATTATCTAAAATAATGTTTCCAATGCATGAAAATACAAAAGAAGATACAAGAAACATTGCAAGAGAATATAATTTAGATGTTGCAGAAAAGAGTGAGAGTCAGGATTTTTTTGCTGGCGAGTATCATAGATTATTTGACGAAGATAAAGAAGGTAACATAATAAATATAGATACTAATGAAATATTAGGACATCATAAAGGAATATGGCATTATACAGTAGGGCAGAGAAAAGGTTTGGGTATAGCCTATAAAGAACCTCTATTTATAGTAGCATTAGACAGTAAAACGAATACTGTTTATGTTGGAAATAAAAATCATACATTTGTTAATGAAGTAAAAATATATGATGTTAATTGGATAGCAGAACCTAAGCAAAAAGAATTTGAAGCATTAGTAAAAACAAGAAGTGCACATAAAGGTACTATGGCTACTGTCATTCCAATAGATGAAAATACTATTAATGTAAAATTTTATGAACCTACAGGTATTATAGCTAAAGGACAATCATGTGTATGTTATGATAATGATGTAACTTTATGCGGAGGCATTGTTTATTGA
- a CDS encoding DUF4253 domain-containing protein, translated as MGGFNDCPNPETQAAIFKYWYEKYNAYPAVVGYDTWELWVEKQPQTEEEARELAIEHYYFCFDRVDQSGEDYDHGKLAGTLLKSDVWYFWWD; from the coding sequence ATGGGCGGCTTCAATGATTGTCCTAATCCTGAAACACAGGCTGCCATTTTCAAGTATTGGTATGAAAAATATAATGCCTATCCTGCTGTAGTAGGTTATGATACTTGGGAGCTTTGGGTAGAAAAACAGCCTCAAACAGAAGAAGAAGCCAGAGAACTTGCTATAGAACATTATTATTTCTGCTTTGACAGAGTTGATCAATCTGGTGAAGATTATGATCATGGTAAATTGGCTGGTACATTATTAAAGTCTGATGTTTGGTATTTCTGGTGGGATTAA
- a CDS encoding bifunctional metallophosphatase/5'-nucleotidase → MKKIYFILIFILITISSCQRNNILSPKESGNIIIIHMNDTHGKDEEENGMYGAARRAAYIKQVKATNDNVLVLHAGDTITGSIYSTVFKGQDEVKIMNELGVGSTTVGNHFVDYGLDNFNQIIKDRKFPTLSVNIKNKSDNSYYAKPYMVTNINRVKVAIIGVTVTDSGYNPQYTQNLIFEDEIQSLKKFMSEIPLNTTNDVTILLSHAGYNVDREIANAMPNTFDIIIGGHTHTVLYNADIVNGTPIVQAGSYGQYLGNINLYANNGSMLKFNYKLVPMDSSIKQDPDMLALVNEMKAQVQQESNVRIGTLSEDLTYNVIEIRSKSTPLGNFVCDLIYDSNQEGDKADIVFINSGGIRAGFSKGDITLANIMTVSSFDNEVILVTLTGKDILDLLKIACKKSTVIQGNSGGSFLQMSKGMEVRYSSNGDLISAKLNNVDINESQSYRVALSAFIYSSSDYVNITQKGKNINMTGKDCRDDMISKIKSLNNIPSSYIDKTVRINVQ, encoded by the coding sequence ATGAAAAAAATTTATTTTATTTTAATTTTTATATTAATAACAATATCCTCATGCCAAAGAAATAATATTTTAAGTCCTAAAGAAAGTGGAAATATTATCATAATTCATATGAATGATACACATGGAAAAGATGAAGAAGAAAACGGTATGTACGGAGCTGCAAGAAGAGCTGCTTATATTAAACAAGTAAAAGCAACTAATGATAATGTTTTAGTTCTTCATGCAGGTGATACCATTACAGGAAGTATTTATTCCACAGTTTTCAAGGGACAAGATGAAGTTAAAATTATGAATGAGCTTGGAGTAGGTTCTACAACAGTTGGAAACCATTTTGTAGATTATGGACTTGATAATTTTAATCAAATAATAAAAGATAGAAAATTTCCTACTCTTTCAGTAAATATAAAAAATAAATCAGACAATAGCTATTATGCTAAACCATATATGGTTACAAATATAAATAGAGTAAAAGTCGCTATAATAGGTGTAACTGTAACAGATTCCGGATACAATCCTCAATACACTCAAAATTTAATATTTGAAGATGAAATACAATCATTAAAAAAATTTATGTCAGAAATTCCTTTAAATACTACTAATGATGTTACAATACTTTTGAGCCATGCCGGATACAATGTTGATAGGGAAATTGCTAATGCTATGCCAAACACTTTTGATATTATAATAGGCGGACATACACATACTGTACTTTATAATGCTGATATAGTAAATGGTACTCCTATAGTGCAGGCTGGATCTTATGGACAGTATTTAGGAAATATCAATTTATATGCTAATAATGGAAGTATGTTAAAATTTAATTATAAACTAGTTCCAATGGATAGCAGTATAAAACAAGATCCTGATATGCTTGCTTTGGTTAATGAAATGAAAGCTCAGGTTCAACAGGAATCTAATGTAAGAATAGGTACTTTATCAGAAGATTTAACTTATAATGTTATAGAAATTAGATCTAAATCTACACCTTTAGGAAATTTCGTATGCGACTTGATATATGATTCTAATCAGGAAGGAGATAAGGCCGATATAGTGTTTATCAATAGTGGAGGAATAAGGGCTGGATTTAGTAAAGGCGATATAACATTAGCAAATATAATGACAGTTTCATCATTTGATAATGAAGTAATATTAGTTACATTAACAGGAAAAGATATACTTGATTTACTAAAGATAGCCTGTAAAAAAAGCACAGTAATTCAAGGAAATTCTGGCGGAAGTTTCCTTCAGATGTCAAAAGGAATGGAAGTTAGATATAGCAGTAATGGAGATTTAATATCAGCTAAATTAAATAATGTAGATATAAATGAATCTCAATCATACAGAGTGGCTTTATCTGCTTTCATATATAGTAGTAGTGATTATGTTAATATTACTCAGAAAGGAAAAAATATTAATATGACAGGAAAAGACTGCAGAGATGATATGATATCAAAAATTAAATCTCTAAACAATATACCTTCTAGTTATATAGATAAGACAGTTAGAATTAATGTTCAATAA
- a CDS encoding 8-oxoguanine deaminase, with the protein MSSLFIKNASSIVTCDNNDTVHSSSNLFIENGVITYIGKETKEEKNADKVIDAEGCFVYPGLINTHHHLFQIFTRNLPQVQNMELFEWLTNLYEIWKNLNNDVVYYSSMTAMGELLKTGCTTCFDHHYLFPNNNAEGILDSQFAAAKDLGIRMYASRGSMDLSKKDGGLPPDSVVQSIDDILKDCQRVVEKYHDPSKYSMNMVALAPCAPFNVTGELLKQSAVLARDLKVRLHTHLCETKDEEVFVREKFNMRPLEYMESLGWVGEDVWYAHGIHFNEKELKYLADTKTGVAHCPISNMKLSSGVCRIPEMLELGVPVGLAVDGSASNDGSSLLEEMRVCYLLHRLNSSDKAPSAYDILKIATNGGAKVLGRDDIGSLEVGKAGDLFMIDMRKLEMVGANFDPKSLFGTIGWKNTVDYTVVNGKIVVEKGKIITIDEEKIYKLADDTENKYLSKSI; encoded by the coding sequence ATGTCTAGTCTATTTATCAAAAATGCTTCTTCTATAGTTACATGCGATAATAATGATACGGTTCATAGCTCTAGTAATTTATTTATAGAAAACGGAGTTATAACTTATATCGGTAAAGAAACGAAAGAAGAAAAAAACGCTGATAAAGTAATTGACGCTGAAGGCTGTTTTGTATATCCGGGACTTATAAATACACATCATCATTTATTTCAAATATTCACTAGAAATCTTCCGCAGGTTCAGAATATGGAATTATTTGAATGGCTTACTAATCTATACGAAATATGGAAAAATCTTAATAATGATGTTGTGTATTATAGTTCTATGACAGCAATGGGCGAATTACTAAAAACAGGCTGCACTACATGTTTTGATCATCATTATTTATTTCCTAATAACAATGCAGAAGGAATATTGGATTCTCAATTTGCTGCTGCTAAAGATTTGGGAATAAGAATGTATGCTTCAAGAGGAAGTATGGATTTGAGTAAAAAAGACGGAGGACTTCCTCCTGATTCTGTGGTTCAGTCAATAGATGATATTCTAAAAGACTGTCAGAGAGTAGTTGAAAAATATCATGACCCATCAAAATATTCTATGAACATGGTGGCATTAGCTCCTTGTGCTCCTTTCAATGTTACAGGAGAATTATTAAAGCAGTCTGCTGTTTTGGCTAGAGATTTGAAAGTAAGGCTTCATACACATTTATGCGAAACTAAAGATGAAGAAGTTTTTGTAAGAGAAAAATTCAATATGCGTCCTTTGGAATATATGGAATCTCTTGGCTGGGTTGGTGAAGATGTATGGTATGCTCATGGAATACATTTTAATGAAAAAGAATTAAAATATTTGGCTGATACAAAAACAGGTGTAGCTCATTGTCCTATATCAAACATGAAATTAAGTTCCGGAGTTTGCAGAATACCTGAAATGCTTGAATTAGGAGTGCCTGTTGGTTTGGCAGTTGATGGAAGTGCAAGCAATGACGGTTCTAGTTTACTTGAGGAAATGAGAGTATGCTATTTGCTTCATAGACTCAATTCTAGTGATAAAGCTCCTAGTGCCTATGATATATTAAAAATTGCAACAAATGGAGGTGCAAAAGTTCTAGGCAGAGATGATATAGGAAGTTTGGAAGTTGGAAAAGCAGGCGACTTATTCATGATAGATATGAGAAAATTAGAAATGGTAGGTGCTAATTTCGATCCTAAATCTTTATTTGGTACTATAGGCTGGAAGAATACTGTTGATTATACTGTTGTTAATGGAAAAATTGTTGTGGAAAAAGGAAAAATTATCACTATAGACGAAGAAAAAATATATAAACTTGCAGATGATACAGAAAATAAATATCTTAGTAAATCAATATAA
- a CDS encoding thioredoxin fold domain-containing protein, protein MNKLYILIFSFVLLVSCSNAGKINWESDFDVSVEKSKSENKIIMMDIYTDWCGACKEMDKTTFKNKSVIDSSTNFIALKFNPEKMPNGKDILKKYNILGFPTMLFINSDGFILKRIVGYIESDELINEMNGMKERNDRVKTIFKDDNISLDKLDIYLESGYDNEALDMYNKLTSENKIPEDKMAKYMSSIALLLLDNNKLEEGMKYFNEIISKYSNYNEVYIAHYYKALDMIVNNAQTNEGIKYIENLTNQVPDGVKSEYLDFIDYFSSN, encoded by the coding sequence ATGAATAAATTATATATACTTATTTTTAGTTTTGTATTGCTAGTATCATGTTCTAATGCTGGTAAAATAAATTGGGAAAGTGATTTTGATGTATCAGTTGAAAAATCAAAATCTGAAAATAAAATAATAATGATGGATATATATACTGATTGGTGCGGTGCATGCAAAGAAATGGATAAAACTACTTTTAAAAATAAAAGTGTAATTGATAGCAGCACAAATTTTATAGCATTAAAATTCAATCCTGAAAAAATGCCTAATGGTAAAGATATACTAAAAAAATATAATATATTAGGTTTTCCTACTATGCTTTTTATAAATAGCGACGGATTTATTTTAAAAAGAATAGTAGGCTATATTGAAAGCGATGAATTAATAAATGAAATGAATGGCATGAAGGAAAGAAATGATAGAGTGAAGACTATATTCAAAGATGATAATATTTCATTGGATAAGTTAGATATATATCTTGAGTCAGGTTATGATAATGAGGCTTTAGATATGTATAATAAATTAACATCAGAAAATAAAATACCTGAAGATAAAATGGCTAAATATATGTCAAGTATTGCTCTTTTGCTTTTAGATAACAATAAACTTGAAGAAGGAATGAAATATTTCAATGAGATAATAAGCAAATATAGTAATTATAATGAAGTTTATATAGCTCATTATTATAAAGCTTTGGATATGATAGTTAATAATGCTCAGACAAATGAAGGTATAAAATATATAGAGAATCTTACAAATCAAGTACCAGATGGGGTAAAAAGTGAATATTTAGATTTTATAGATTATTTTAGTTCTAATTAA
- a CDS encoding SH3 domain-containing protein produces the protein MKKLIIVLLLFQSYYLCIAADLDKLNNLFESANKLYNDGKYLEANYLYKDIAASNFVSKDLYYNLASSYAAIGSNGYAVLYYEKALNISPFDKETKVMINSLTGNNDYDSQLIIIMYGFLILFLIFFTLMIIMFIKRKKINKFLLMLSIVLLIPTAILNNNINSDYVITIDDANLYSGSSTKSSIVSQISEGEKLKVLEEYTNWYYVKGNFKGWISKSSAEKI, from the coding sequence ATGAAAAAATTAATTATAGTATTACTTTTGTTTCAATCATATTATTTATGCATTGCAGCTGATTTGGATAAATTAAATAATTTATTTGAATCTGCTAATAAACTTTATAATGACGGCAAATATTTAGAGGCTAATTATTTGTATAAAGATATTGCGGCATCTAATTTTGTTTCAAAAGATTTGTATTATAATTTAGCTTCATCTTATGCGGCTATTGGAAGCAATGGATATGCAGTTCTTTATTATGAAAAGGCTTTGAATATATCTCCTTTTGATAAGGAAACAAAAGTGATGATAAATTCATTAACAGGCAATAATGATTATGATTCTCAGCTTATAATTATAATGTATGGATTTTTAATATTGTTTTTGATATTTTTTACTTTAATGATAATAATGTTTATAAAAAGAAAAAAAATAAATAAATTTTTATTAATGCTTTCAATAGTTCTTTTAATACCTACTGCAATATTAAATAATAATATAAATTCTGATTATGTAATAACAATAGATGATGCCAATCTATACAGCGGAAGCAGTACAAAATCATCTATAGTTTCACAAATATCTGAAGGCGAGAAATTGAAAGTGCTTGAAGAATATACTAATTGGTATTATGTTAAAGGTAATTTCAAAGGCTGGATAAGTAAAAGTTCTGCTGAAAAAATATAG
- a CDS encoding DUF362 domain-containing protein — MSKVAVIKCENYDLEEVKSYIKKAIDLIGGIDLFVKENDKVLLKPNFLAAETAERSVTTHPVVFEAIVSILQEKTKNISYGDSPGIGKGSSVALKSGIDEIANKLNVKYADFEEPVGVTYEDGVQEKSFTIAKPIQEADVIISLPKLKSHALTTMTGAVKNQFGCIPGFRKAEYHLKLPDFEDFSTMLLDLNKLVNPKLYIMDGILAMEGNGPRNGNPRKVNALIVSNDAVALDYVASQIISFDYNTIPTLKMGFKHGFSNKEEIEVVGDGIESVKVTDFKKPHKGIGIGRSLMKLSKFPIIKRLFATIIPKPVIEKNKCVKCGVCVKVCPVTPLALNFDKKGKDYPPEYYYKHCISCYCCQELCPHKAIVLKRKF; from the coding sequence ATGAGTAAAGTTGCTGTAATAAAATGTGAAAATTATGATTTAGAAGAAGTTAAATCGTATATTAAAAAAGCTATAGATTTGATTGGCGGAATAGATTTATTTGTTAAAGAAAATGATAAGGTATTGCTTAAACCTAATTTTTTAGCTGCTGAAACTGCTGAAAGATCTGTAACAACTCATCCAGTAGTATTTGAGGCTATTGTATCTATACTTCAGGAAAAAACTAAAAATATTTCTTATGGGGATTCTCCTGGAATAGGTAAGGGAAGCAGTGTGGCATTGAAATCTGGTATAGATGAAATAGCCAATAAATTGAATGTTAAATACGCTGATTTTGAAGAGCCTGTAGGTGTTACTTATGAGGACGGAGTGCAGGAGAAAAGTTTTACTATAGCAAAGCCTATACAGGAAGCTGATGTAATAATAAGTTTACCGAAATTAAAATCGCATGCCCTTACAACTATGACAGGAGCAGTAAAAAATCAATTTGGATGCATACCAGGTTTTAGAAAGGCAGAATATCATTTGAAGCTTCCAGATTTTGAAGATTTTTCTACTATGCTTCTTGATTTGAATAAACTTGTTAATCCAAAACTTTATATAATGGACGGAATTCTAGCTATGGAAGGAAACGGACCTAGAAATGGAAACCCTAGAAAAGTTAATGCTTTAATAGTTTCTAATGATGCTGTAGCTTTGGATTATGTTGCTTCTCAAATAATATCATTTGATTATAATACTATACCGACTTTGAAAATGGGATTTAAACATGGATTTTCAAATAAAGAGGAAATAGAAGTTGTCGGCGATGGTATAGAAAGCGTAAAAGTAACAGATTTCAAAAAACCTCATAAAGGAATAGGTATAGGAAGAAGTTTAATGAAGTTAAGCAAATTCCCTATAATTAAAAGACTTTTTGCAACTATAATACCTAAACCTGTAATAGAAAAAAATAAATGTGTGAAATGCGGTGTTTGCGTAAAGGTTTGCCCAGTAACACCACTTGCTCTTAATTTTGATAAAAAAGGTAAAGATTATCCGCCTGAATATTATTATAAACATTGTATATCTTGCTATTGCTGTCAGGAATTATGCCCTCATAAAGCTATAGTATTAAAAAGAAAATTTTAG